The following proteins come from a genomic window of Aquimarina sp. MAR_2010_214:
- a CDS encoding response regulator transcription factor, which yields MKILIIEDESILAESILQYLKNEDYLCEWVDNLKQAKEKSWDYEYDCLVIDINLPDGSGLEVIKQVKKMNSDIGIIIVSARNAMDAKIKGLDLGADDYMTKPFDLPELNARIKAIVRRKKFNAQNSITYNEIEVFPYEKYVKVNDMVLKLTRKEYDLMLFFISNPDRVIPKESIAEHLWGDQMDMADSFDFIYSHLKNLRKKIKEKSNKNYILTVYGLGYKLSDQ from the coding sequence ATGAAAATCTTGATTATTGAAGATGAATCGATATTAGCTGAATCTATACTCCAGTACCTCAAAAATGAAGACTATTTATGCGAATGGGTTGACAACCTAAAACAAGCTAAAGAGAAAAGTTGGGATTATGAATATGACTGTCTTGTTATAGATATTAATTTACCCGATGGAAGTGGTCTTGAGGTAATAAAACAGGTAAAAAAAATGAATTCTGATATAGGAATCATTATTGTATCTGCAAGAAATGCTATGGATGCTAAAATTAAAGGCCTGGACTTAGGAGCTGATGATTACATGACCAAACCTTTTGACCTTCCTGAATTAAATGCGAGGATCAAAGCTATAGTAAGAAGAAAAAAATTTAATGCGCAAAATAGTATTACATACAATGAAATAGAGGTTTTTCCTTATGAGAAGTATGTAAAAGTAAATGATATGGTTTTAAAATTAACTAGAAAGGAGTATGATCTAATGCTTTTTTTTATATCAAACCCAGATAGAGTTATTCCCAAAGAATCCATAGCAGAACATCTATGGGGAGATCAAATGGATATGGCAGACTCTTTCGATTTTATTTACTCACATTTAAAAAATCTACGTAAAAAAATCAAAGAAAAGAGTAATAAGAATTATATCTTAACTGTATATGGATTAGGTTATAAACTCTCGGATCAATGA
- a CDS encoding glutamate synthase-related protein has product MKQPVIIAQLSDLENKEPAHALINGLDLVIIKYDDDISVLYGRCLHRGALMADGHIDGHNLICGVHGWDYRYDSGVSEYNNSEVLHKFSTKVEGNNLYVDKIEINSYIEDHPQPFNREEYLGAYADTHPEETEPYTGYIKELAKNGLKNLGHHGFSASMGVDRNTLPKWNDIQFLPAQLANRPLLDHEEVATKVIIGPKAKKPLSIDIPLFVSDMSFGALSREAKIALSRGAEMAGTGICSGEGGMLPKEQENNTKYFYELASAQFGFSWDKLDKVQAFHFKGGQGAKTGTGGHLPGSKVSKEIAEVRGLQKGQTAISPATFPDFHGIQDFKAFADQVRERTGGIPIGFKIAASHIEKDIQFALDVGVDYIILDGRGGGTGSAPTILRDNINVPTIPALARARKYLDKVGTNDVTLIITGGLRIAEDFAKAMMLGADAIAVSNSALQAIGCLGMRACGSNNCPVGIATQKESLRSRMIIESSAKQLQNYFDATNDLIKVIARACGYDDVSKFNHNDLSTYDYDMYRLAGINYAGIV; this is encoded by the coding sequence ATGAAACAACCTGTCATAATAGCACAACTTAGTGATTTAGAAAATAAAGAACCTGCTCATGCCCTGATTAATGGATTAGATTTGGTCATTATAAAGTATGATGATGACATTTCTGTATTATACGGCAGATGTTTACACAGAGGAGCGCTTATGGCAGATGGGCATATTGATGGACATAACCTCATCTGCGGAGTACATGGTTGGGATTATCGATACGATTCTGGTGTTTCTGAATATAATAATAGTGAGGTTTTACATAAATTTAGCACTAAAGTTGAAGGGAATAACCTCTATGTAGATAAAATTGAGATCAACTCCTATATTGAAGATCACCCGCAACCATTTAATCGTGAAGAATATTTGGGTGCTTATGCAGATACCCATCCTGAAGAAACTGAACCTTATACTGGTTACATCAAAGAATTAGCAAAAAATGGGTTGAAAAACCTAGGGCATCATGGATTCTCTGCATCAATGGGAGTAGATCGAAATACATTACCAAAATGGAATGACATCCAATTTTTACCTGCTCAATTAGCCAACAGACCTTTATTAGATCACGAAGAAGTAGCTACCAAAGTAATTATTGGCCCTAAAGCTAAAAAACCTTTATCTATTGACATTCCATTATTTGTAAGTGACATGAGCTTTGGAGCGCTTTCCCGAGAAGCAAAAATAGCATTATCCAGAGGAGCAGAAATGGCAGGAACAGGTATCTGTTCGGGAGAAGGTGGAATGCTACCAAAAGAGCAGGAAAACAACACAAAATATTTTTATGAATTAGCCTCAGCACAATTCGGGTTTTCATGGGATAAACTAGATAAAGTACAGGCCTTTCATTTTAAAGGAGGACAAGGTGCCAAAACAGGAACAGGGGGTCATCTCCCGGGAAGCAAAGTAAGTAAAGAGATTGCAGAAGTTAGAGGATTACAAAAAGGACAAACCGCAATCTCTCCTGCAACCTTTCCTGATTTTCATGGTATACAAGATTTTAAAGCTTTTGCAGATCAGGTGCGTGAACGAACTGGTGGTATCCCAATCGGTTTTAAGATTGCTGCCAGTCATATCGAAAAAGATATACAATTTGCATTAGATGTAGGTGTAGATTACATTATTCTAGATGGTCGTGGTGGAGGAACAGGTTCTGCTCCTACTATTTTGCGTGATAACATTAATGTTCCTACCATACCTGCACTCGCAAGAGCACGAAAATACCTAGATAAAGTAGGCACAAACGACGTAACGTTAATCATTACCGGAGGACTTCGTATTGCCGAAGATTTTGCAAAAGCAATGATGTTGGGAGCAGATGCTATTGCTGTATCTAATTCTGCACTGCAGGCGATTGGATGCCTGGGGATGCGTGCTTGCGGAAGTAATAATTGCCCAGTAGGAATTGCAACCCAAAAAGAATCTTTAAGAAGCAGAATGATTATAGAATCTTCTGCTAAACAATTACAAAATTATTTTGATGCGACCAATGACCTTATAAAGGTAATTGCAAGAGCTTGTGGATATGATGATGTTTCAAAATTTAATCATAATGACCTCTCTACTTATGATTATGACATGTACCGATTAGCAGGTATTAATTATGCTGGTATTGTCTAA
- a CDS encoding SulP family inorganic anion transporter has product MKAINDLTFVEKLKHDIPASIVVFLVAMPLCLGIALASGAPLFSGIIGGIIGGIVVGSLSGSSLGVSGPAAGLTVIVLNGITDLGGFQFFLVALVIAGILQTAMGYLKAGVIAYYFPSSVIHGMLAGIGLIIIIKQFPNIFGYIAPEGGLASPESFLGIFDVLNYVSLGVIIITMISLFILIFWETKFIKNLKYISSVPGPLVAVIVGVLLNKAFAGIPYLSIASEHVVSLPITDSLDSFLGNFTVPDFSALVNPQIYITAIILAVVGSLETLLSVEAIDKQDSLKRITPTNKELKAQGIGNMISGLIGGLPVTQVIVRSSVNQQSGGKTKASAILHGVLLLISVVLIPTILNLIPLATLAAILLTVGYKLAKPVLFKKMLKQGPEQFVPFVVTVVGIVATDLLMGIAMGMMVSVFSILRNNYKVPFKGDMKKAVVEKEGNFKLELSEDVTFLNKASIQKSLMEIPENTSVEICALNSHFLHPDVFEIIKDFEENAKEKNIDVSLINVHLHCPIEKNKNRKNRSSRKEKELATA; this is encoded by the coding sequence ATGAAAGCAATTAATGATTTAACTTTTGTAGAAAAACTAAAACACGATATTCCAGCGAGTATTGTTGTTTTTTTGGTAGCTATGCCTTTATGCCTGGGTATAGCCTTAGCATCTGGAGCACCACTTTTTTCAGGTATTATTGGCGGTATTATAGGAGGCATCGTAGTGGGATCACTTAGTGGTTCGTCTCTTGGAGTAAGTGGCCCTGCAGCAGGGTTAACAGTAATCGTATTAAACGGTATAACAGATTTAGGAGGGTTTCAGTTTTTTCTTGTTGCTCTGGTTATAGCCGGTATTTTACAAACAGCAATGGGATATTTAAAAGCTGGGGTGATAGCCTATTATTTCCCTTCTTCTGTAATTCATGGAATGCTTGCAGGTATTGGCTTAATTATTATAATAAAGCAATTTCCAAATATTTTTGGCTATATAGCCCCAGAGGGTGGCTTAGCTTCGCCAGAATCTTTTCTTGGGATATTTGACGTATTAAATTATGTGAGCCTGGGAGTAATTATTATTACCATGATATCTCTATTTATTTTGATATTCTGGGAAACTAAATTCATTAAGAATTTAAAGTATATATCCTCTGTTCCTGGACCTCTAGTTGCAGTAATAGTTGGAGTTCTATTAAACAAAGCATTTGCTGGAATCCCTTATCTGTCAATTGCCTCAGAACATGTGGTTTCATTACCAATAACAGATAGCCTAGATTCGTTTTTGGGTAATTTTACTGTTCCTGATTTTTCGGCTTTAGTAAACCCACAAATTTATATTACGGCTATTATCCTGGCGGTAGTAGGAAGCCTTGAAACTTTACTTAGTGTAGAAGCGATAGATAAGCAAGATAGCTTAAAGAGAATTACACCTACTAATAAAGAACTAAAAGCACAAGGAATCGGAAACATGATATCAGGATTAATAGGAGGATTACCTGTAACACAGGTGATTGTAAGAAGTTCTGTGAACCAACAATCTGGAGGTAAGACCAAAGCATCAGCGATTTTACATGGTGTACTATTATTAATAAGTGTTGTACTTATCCCAACGATATTAAATCTTATTCCTCTGGCAACATTGGCGGCTATACTACTTACCGTTGGTTATAAATTGGCAAAACCTGTACTGTTTAAAAAAATGCTTAAACAAGGACCTGAACAATTTGTTCCTTTTGTAGTTACTGTTGTAGGAATAGTTGCTACCGATTTATTAATGGGTATTGCAATGGGAATGATGGTTTCGGTTTTTTCAATATTACGCAACAATTACAAGGTTCCTTTTAAAGGAGATATGAAAAAAGCTGTAGTAGAAAAAGAAGGTAATTTTAAACTAGAGTTATCAGAGGATGTTACTTTTCTTAACAAAGCTTCAATTCAGAAATCATTAATGGAGATTCCTGAAAATACTTCTGTAGAAATATGTGCATTGAATTCGCACTTTCTTCACCCTGATGTTTTTGAAATTATAAAAGACTTTGAAGAAAATGCTAAAGAAAAAAATATTGATGTTTCATTAATTAATGTGCATCTGCATTGCCCAATAGAAAAAAATAAAAATAGAAAGAACAGAAGTAGTAGAAAAGAAAAAGAATTGGCAACGGCCTAA
- a CDS encoding Crp/Fnr family transcriptional regulator: protein MNSNIFKKLSSDVLLLIEETKIPITLKKRQVLFYEGTIPSGIYVLKKGKIKKYSTGLSNKEHIFSLVKENEIFGHHNLLCDEVYSYSVACLTDCLFYLIPKEVFLSIIETNHEIRYLFLKDMSREFGMFINNSMVMAQHSVRERTALSIIKLENFFDENGSFSLSRRDHSNIVGTSIESLARVLYDFKKEKIIEIKEKTIKVIDMKKLIAATNFV from the coding sequence ATGAATTCGAATATTTTTAAAAAACTATCAAGTGATGTTTTACTTTTGATAGAAGAAACAAAAATTCCGATAACACTAAAAAAACGACAAGTCTTGTTTTATGAGGGCACTATTCCTAGTGGGATTTATGTCTTAAAAAAAGGAAAAATAAAAAAATATTCTACAGGATTAAGTAATAAAGAGCATATTTTTTCTTTAGTTAAAGAAAATGAAATTTTTGGTCATCATAATTTATTGTGCGATGAGGTTTATTCGTATTCAGTAGCATGCCTTACGGATTGCTTATTTTATTTAATTCCTAAAGAAGTTTTTCTCTCAATTATCGAAACTAATCATGAAATTCGCTATCTCTTTTTAAAAGATATGAGTCGTGAATTTGGAATGTTTATTAATAATTCTATGGTTATGGCTCAACATAGTGTTAGAGAAAGAACCGCATTGTCAATAATTAAATTAGAAAATTTTTTTGATGAAAACGGTAGTTTTAGTTTGTCCAGAAGAGATCATAGCAATATTGTTGGTACATCTATTGAATCTTTGGCTAGAGTTTTATATGATTTTAAAAAAGAGAAAATTATAGAAATTAAAGAGAAAACTATTAAAGTTATAGATATGAAAAAATTAATTGCAGCAACCAATTTTGTGTGA
- a CDS encoding HAMP domain-containing sensor histidine kinase, translating into MKLLILSNRYYFIGLLVISILGEILSYYMIKSIINREFNEQLFAEKEQLIYELREYDNLLETLYLNIGDRISLQKMDHDPKTETHIKDVKIYDFYKKEEISFRQIVFSDQVKDDFYIITISKSLLSSEDLIKLVTEIVALITFLFFMTMFLLSNIISKKVWKPFYDTLSLIKKLNIVKPQSFSFKKTKVREFRELNSTIETITNQMVKDYNNLKEYTENTSHEIQTPIAIIKNKIELIIQGNDFSKDQLIALNQIHKLIIRLSKLKDNLSLLSKISNNQFIDVVDINVADYLKEMIKSVEELIEMKNIDVSFYFKEAPIIRLNETLAYLLFINLISNAIKHNINHGKIILELTGDYVLIKNTGEPLPIAPEKLFERFKKHGDKHNSTGLGLSLIQSIVKYYNFSITYTNKEVWHILKLKF; encoded by the coding sequence ATGAAATTATTAATCTTATCTAATCGATATTATTTTATAGGACTTCTAGTTATTTCGATTTTAGGAGAGATATTATCGTATTATATGATAAAATCTATTATAAATAGAGAATTTAACGAGCAATTATTTGCAGAAAAAGAGCAATTAATATACGAATTACGTGAATATGATAACCTATTAGAAACCTTATATTTAAATATAGGAGACCGTATTTCATTACAAAAAATGGATCATGATCCAAAAACAGAAACCCATATTAAGGATGTTAAAATATACGATTTCTATAAAAAAGAGGAAATAAGTTTTCGACAGATTGTGTTTTCGGATCAAGTTAAAGACGATTTTTATATTATTACGATTTCAAAATCTTTACTTTCTTCTGAAGATCTAATAAAACTAGTTACAGAAATTGTCGCATTGATAACATTTTTGTTTTTTATGACCATGTTTCTGTTAAGTAATATCATATCAAAGAAAGTATGGAAACCATTTTATGATACCCTTTCTTTGATAAAAAAACTTAACATCGTAAAACCACAATCTTTCTCTTTTAAGAAAACGAAAGTTCGAGAATTTCGAGAGTTAAATTCAACTATAGAAACAATAACCAATCAAATGGTTAAGGACTACAATAACTTAAAAGAATATACAGAAAATACTTCTCACGAAATCCAAACACCAATTGCGATTATCAAAAATAAAATAGAATTGATTATTCAGGGTAATGATTTTTCTAAAGATCAATTAATTGCTTTAAACCAAATTCATAAACTCATTATAAGACTATCCAAACTTAAGGACAACCTCTCATTATTGTCAAAAATTAGCAACAATCAATTTATTGATGTCGTCGATATAAATGTAGCAGATTATTTAAAAGAGATGATAAAAAGTGTCGAAGAGTTAATAGAAATGAAAAATATTGATGTCTCTTTTTATTTTAAAGAAGCTCCTATTATTCGACTTAATGAGACTTTGGCTTATTTGTTATTTATTAACCTAATAAGTAATGCGATAAAACACAATATAAACCACGGGAAAATAATTTTAGAACTTACTGGAGATTATGTTTTAATAAAGAATACTGGAGAACCTTTGCCAATAGCCCCTGAAAAATTGTTTGAACGATTTAAGAAGCATGGTGATAAGCATAACTCTACAGGTCTGGGGCTATCATTAATACAAAGTATCGTTAAATATTACAATTTCTCAATTACCTATACTAATAAAGAGGTATGGCATATTCTAAAATTAAAGTTTTAA
- a CDS encoding carbonic anhydrase family protein, producing the protein MITQTKNSQQSLTSRDAYKILKEGNKRFLQNVKAQRNLKDQVAITSDGQYPFAVVLSCIDSRVPVELIFDLGIGDIFSTRVAGNIVNEDVLGSMEYACKVAGSKIVVVLGHTQCGAVKAACQNVELGNITSLLSKIKPAVDSIKEKEEIKGEAIEKVAVQNIQLSIQRIREESIILSQMEKLGEIAIVGALYNVSTGKVEFYLDPFNLKNSMEEKLEKSVN; encoded by the coding sequence ATGATAACACAAACTAAAAACTCACAGCAAAGCCTTACTTCAAGAGATGCATATAAAATTTTGAAAGAAGGTAATAAGAGGTTTCTACAAAATGTAAAAGCTCAGAGAAATCTTAAAGATCAAGTAGCAATAACTAGTGATGGGCAATATCCCTTTGCAGTAGTCTTAAGTTGTATTGATTCTAGAGTACCTGTAGAATTAATTTTCGATCTCGGGATAGGAGATATCTTCAGTACTAGGGTAGCGGGCAATATCGTTAATGAAGATGTACTTGGGTCTATGGAGTATGCTTGTAAAGTAGCTGGTTCTAAGATAGTAGTAGTTTTAGGACACACTCAATGTGGTGCAGTAAAAGCTGCATGTCAAAATGTCGAATTAGGTAATATAACTTCACTCTTAAGTAAGATTAAACCTGCAGTCGATAGTATTAAAGAAAAAGAGGAAATAAAAGGAGAGGCTATAGAAAAAGTAGCTGTTCAGAACATTCAACTATCTATACAAAGAATAAGAGAAGAAAGTATCATACTATCTCAGATGGAAAAATTAGGCGAGATCGCAATTGTAGGCGCTTTATATAACGTATCTACAGGGAAGGTCGAGTTTTATCTAGATCCTTTTAATCTTAAAAATTCTATGGAAGAAAAATTAGAGAAGTCAGTGAATTAA
- a CDS encoding DUF2721 domain-containing protein, translated as MEHWYIPATIIPGIGLLILSTSNLLVNLSTEIKTLIVEVTLKEALIKRKLKQLKLLNSAMVFLYVAVASFVVSALISGVYKSVETSFDSAIYITIAGIISALLGLIALIVYSFRAVKIRQDQFNNKC; from the coding sequence ATGGAACATTGGTATATCCCGGCTACTATAATACCAGGTATTGGGCTTTTGATATTATCTACTTCTAATCTATTAGTCAATCTCAGTACAGAGATTAAAACTTTAATTGTAGAAGTAACACTCAAAGAAGCCCTCATAAAACGTAAGCTTAAGCAACTTAAATTATTAAACAGTGCTATGGTTTTCTTATATGTCGCTGTGGCCAGTTTTGTGGTCTCTGCACTAATTTCTGGAGTATATAAAAGCGTAGAAACCAGTTTTGATTCTGCTATATATATTACCATAGCAGGCATTATTAGTGCTTTACTAGGTTTGATCGCGTTAATTGTATATTCATTTAGAGCGGTAAAAATCAGACAAGACCAATTTAATAACAAATGTTAA
- a CDS encoding Crp/Fnr family transcriptional regulator, which translates to MPPTISAIFPNKQYSFIHESFLQCIPNDVLEIIDEKKTVLKLKKSQVLFHEGAIPTAVCILKEGKVKNYTTGLNGKEHVFHLVGENRILGHHNILCDETYSHSAACLTDCIFYLIPKHIFFSIIENNRDLLDRLLQNIGHEFGVFVNNSKVMAQHSARERIALSIIKLEEFFNEGAIMNGGIKLSRKDHSNIVGTSIESLVRVLHDFKEERIIEIKENVMIIKDMEKLIGIANVI; encoded by the coding sequence ATGCCCCCTACGATTAGCGCTATTTTCCCTAACAAGCAATATTCATTTATTCATGAATCGTTTTTACAATGTATTCCAAACGATGTATTAGAAATAATTGATGAAAAAAAGACAGTTCTTAAACTTAAAAAAAGCCAGGTATTATTTCATGAAGGAGCAATCCCAACTGCGGTATGTATATTGAAAGAAGGAAAAGTAAAAAACTATACTACAGGGTTAAATGGAAAAGAACATGTTTTTCATTTGGTAGGAGAAAATAGAATTCTTGGTCATCATAACATATTATGTGATGAAACCTATTCACATTCTGCTGCTTGTTTGACAGATTGCATATTTTATTTAATTCCTAAACACATTTTCTTTTCGATTATAGAAAATAATCGCGATCTGTTAGATCGCTTATTACAAAATATTGGTCATGAATTTGGGGTATTTGTAAATAATTCTAAGGTCATGGCCCAACATAGTGCTAGAGAAAGAATTGCATTGTCTATTATAAAATTAGAAGAATTCTTTAATGAAGGCGCGATAATGAATGGTGGAATTAAACTATCGAGAAAGGATCATAGTAATATAGTAGGAACATCTATTGAATCCTTGGTTAGAGTTTTACATGATTTTAAAGAAGAAAGGATTATTGAAATCAAAGAAAATGTGATGATCATTAAAGATATGGAAAAACTTATAGGTATCGCTAATGTGATATAG
- a CDS encoding DUF3078 domain-containing protein yields the protein MKESFLIISLLINSFILMAQDEAMIDIDKETYEERNTEHLEEGWSVEGNIFPVVGQTAFNDNWIGRQPVDMTVGLTVSSAINYKKEKVIIDNEVAAGYGIGATRLTDNDRSIRKISDHFEVNSILGSKIRRSQLYYSLALNFKTQFNRGYQYKEDELGNEIKTERTHFFSPADIKLGPGILYKKEEHFFVNVSPVAGRVTLVDRTFTEVDPLDEEALEHYENHRYYGVEANKSSLWEFGTAIRTFLKFDIVKNLSFSNSLELYSNYLEAPQNVDLDYTANLSLVVGKYLSTRVVFRMVYDDDAVGNLQIKEAFGIGANYQF from the coding sequence ATGAAAGAATCATTTTTAATAATATCTCTTTTGATAAACTCTTTTATTCTGATGGCTCAGGATGAAGCCATGATTGATATTGATAAGGAGACTTACGAAGAAAGGAATACAGAACATTTGGAAGAAGGGTGGTCTGTAGAAGGAAATATTTTTCCGGTAGTAGGACAAACAGCTTTTAATGACAACTGGATAGGAAGACAACCTGTTGATATGACTGTAGGGTTAACAGTATCCTCTGCCATTAACTATAAAAAAGAAAAAGTAATTATAGATAATGAAGTTGCTGCAGGTTACGGTATTGGTGCAACCAGATTAACAGATAATGATCGATCTATACGTAAGATTTCTGATCATTTTGAAGTTAACTCTATATTAGGAAGCAAAATTAGGAGATCTCAATTGTACTATTCTCTTGCGTTAAATTTTAAAACTCAATTTAATAGAGGATATCAATATAAAGAAGATGAATTGGGTAATGAAATAAAAACAGAAAGAACTCATTTTTTCTCTCCGGCAGATATAAAATTAGGCCCTGGAATATTGTATAAAAAAGAGGAACATTTTTTTGTTAATGTTTCTCCAGTAGCGGGTAGAGTAACGCTTGTAGATAGAACTTTTACAGAAGTAGATCCTTTGGATGAAGAAGCTCTAGAGCATTATGAAAACCATCGATATTATGGTGTAGAAGCTAATAAAAGTTCTCTTTGGGAATTTGGTACGGCAATACGTACTTTTTTAAAGTTTGATATTGTAAAAAATCTGTCTTTTAGTAACTCTTTAGAATTGTACTCTAATTATCTCGAAGCCCCTCAAAATGTAGACTTAGATTATACAGCCAATCTTTCGCTTGTAGTAGGTAAATATTTGTCTACTAGAGTGGTGTTTAGAATGGTATATGATGACGATGCTGTTGGGAATTTACAGATAAAGGAAGCATTTGGTATTGGTGCAAATTATCAATTTTAA